In the Acidobacteriota bacterium genome, one interval contains:
- a CDS encoding inositol-3-phosphate synthase yields the protein MIEKGVRIEKPRGKLGVLLVGLGAVSTTFIAGVEAVKRGLALPIGSLSQFGTVRLGKRTEGRSPKISDFVPLAQLEDLEFASWDVFDDDAYTAAVKAGVLEMSLLDQLRPVLEDVRPYPAVFDNRYVKRLDGTHVRKGRTKWDLAHQLMDQIRSFQQEKQVDRMVMVWCGSTEVFLEQGPVHEDVSALEEGLKNNDPDIPSSMVYAYAALKLGIPYANGAPNLTVDAPAFQQLALDEGVPICGKDFKTGQTLMKTIVAPGLKARLLGLSGWFSTNILGNRDGEVLDDPGSFRTKEESKLSVLEYILQPEHYPDMYGDFYHKVRINYYPPRRDDKEGWDNLDIFGWLGYPMQIKIDFLCKDSILAAPIVLDLVLFLDLAKRAGMSGIQEWLSFYFKSPMTLPELYPEHDLFIQLMKLKNTLRYMRGEEQITHLGLDYYES from the coding sequence ATGATTGAGAAGGGTGTACGGATCGAGAAACCCCGGGGAAAACTGGGGGTGCTGTTGGTTGGCCTGGGTGCGGTGAGCACCACCTTTATTGCCGGTGTCGAGGCCGTGAAGAGGGGGCTGGCTCTGCCCATCGGGTCGCTTTCCCAATTCGGGACCGTCCGGCTGGGAAAACGAACGGAGGGGCGCTCACCCAAGATCTCCGATTTCGTTCCCCTGGCCCAACTGGAGGATCTGGAATTCGCGTCCTGGGACGTGTTCGACGACGACGCGTATACCGCGGCCGTCAAGGCCGGCGTTCTGGAGATGAGTCTCCTGGATCAGCTCAGGCCGGTCCTGGAGGACGTTCGTCCCTATCCGGCGGTGTTCGACAACCGGTACGTCAAGAGGCTGGACGGGACCCACGTCAGGAAGGGCCGGACCAAGTGGGACCTGGCCCACCAGTTGATGGATCAGATCCGGTCGTTTCAGCAGGAAAAGCAGGTCGACCGCATGGTGATGGTCTGGTGCGGGAGCACCGAGGTGTTTTTGGAACAGGGACCGGTCCACGAAGACGTGTCAGCTCTGGAAGAGGGTCTCAAGAACAATGACCCGGACATTCCCTCCAGCATGGTCTACGCCTATGCGGCTCTCAAGCTGGGGATTCCCTACGCCAACGGGGCGCCCAACCTGACGGTGGACGCGCCGGCCTTCCAACAACTGGCTCTGGATGAGGGCGTTCCCATCTGCGGCAAGGACTTCAAGACGGGGCAGACGCTGATGAAGACTATCGTCGCCCCTGGTCTCAAGGCCAGGCTCCTGGGGCTCTCGGGCTGGTTCTCCACGAACATATTGGGCAACCGCGACGGCGAGGTTCTGGACGACCCCGGATCCTTCCGGACGAAGGAAGAGAGCAAGCTCTCGGTTCTGGAGTACATCCTGCAGCCCGAGCACTATCCCGACATGTACGGCGACTTCTACCACAAGGTGCGGATCAACTATTACCCGCCGCGCCGGGACGACAAGGAGGGATGGGACAACCTGGATATCTTCGGCTGGCTGGGATATCCGATGCAGATCAAGATCGACTTCCTTTGCAAGGACAGCATATTGGCCGCTCCCATCGTGTTGGACCTGGTTCTGTTCCTGGACTTGGCCAAACGGGCCGGAATGTCCGGCATCCAGGAATGGCTCTCCTTCTATTTCAAGAGTCCCATGACCCTGCCCGAGCTCTATCCCGAGCACGATCTCTTCATCCAGCTCATGAAACTGAAGAACACCCTCCGCTATATGCGTGGCGAGGAGCAGATCACCCATCTGGGTCTCGACTACTATGAATCCTGA
- the ppdK gene encoding pyruvate, phosphate dikinase yields MNSGKWVFRFDEVSPGETHHEKESLRALLGGKGASLAEISRSGLPVPPGFVITTEACVEYLNSGGVFPEGLWDQVLEAMAWMEEATGKGFGNARNPLLVSCRSGAMHSMPGMMDTVLNVGLNDETAAGLATRSGDDRFAADAYRRLVQMFGSVVLELGDEAFESHLARSKRSRRASSDADLTASDWKELTAEFKRIIRAKARSEFPQDPLEQLRMAVQAVFGSWNGKRAIDYRNASGIPHDLGTAVNVVSMVFGNMGLDSGTGVVFTRNPVTGAPALYGDYLTNAQGEDVVAGIRNTETITDLGTRMPGVARELTRICRKLEQHYGDMQDVEFTVERNKLWILQTRSGQRTARAAIRIAVDLCREGRITRDEALLRVRPEDVDVFLHPAFAPRAKGEARTAGNLLGRGVNASPGAAVGRAAFDADTAERWGKEGTDVVMVRPFTRPDDVHGMLASRGILTIEGGATSHAAVVARQFGVPCVVGAGGMELRETKRWLRANGHLVREGDWISLDGTSGEIFLGKIPTVESKLEDQNDLQTLLSWADSRRHLGVLANADHPQDAVRALTYGAEGVGLCRTEHMFFETSRLPIVRQMILSSNEVERKQALDRLLPLQRGDFEGLFRVMDGRPVVIRLIDPPLHEFLPTEEEIRERLQVCRTEGRTQEVGELQRTLATLRKLHESNPMMGLRGIRLSIVMPGIVSMQVRAVFEAACDVAQEGGTVRPKVLIPLVGHVNELKVIQPVLERVAVEVMRERGCRLEYRFGTMIEVPRAAITASQLAEVAEFFSFGTNDLTQMTLGYSRDDAETHFLLRYVDEGILPSNPFQTLDQEGVGKLIRIAVREGRSRRPNLEIGICGEHGGDTASIDFCHRIKMDYVSCSPFRVPVARLAAAQAAIRAAPLFAEGQIL; encoded by the coding sequence ATGAACAGCGGAAAATGGGTGTTCCGGTTCGACGAAGTGTCTCCTGGCGAGACTCATCACGAGAAGGAGTCTTTGCGGGCGCTTCTCGGCGGGAAGGGTGCAAGCCTGGCCGAGATCAGCCGCAGCGGCCTGCCTGTGCCGCCCGGTTTCGTCATCACCACGGAAGCGTGCGTGGAATACCTGAACTCGGGAGGTGTCTTCCCCGAGGGGTTGTGGGACCAGGTGCTGGAGGCCATGGCCTGGATGGAGGAGGCGACGGGCAAGGGCTTCGGCAATGCCCGGAACCCGCTGCTCGTCTCGTGCCGTTCCGGGGCCATGCACTCCATGCCCGGAATGATGGATACGGTGCTCAACGTGGGGCTCAACGACGAGACGGCTGCGGGGCTCGCGACCCGCTCCGGAGACGACCGGTTCGCGGCCGACGCCTATCGCCGCCTGGTCCAGATGTTCGGCAGTGTGGTGCTGGAGTTGGGCGACGAAGCCTTCGAGTCGCATCTGGCGCGGTCAAAACGCAGCCGGCGGGCGTCGTCGGACGCGGATCTGACGGCCTCGGACTGGAAGGAGTTGACGGCAGAATTCAAACGCATTATCCGGGCGAAGGCCCGCAGCGAGTTTCCGCAGGACCCCTTGGAACAGCTTCGGATGGCGGTTCAGGCGGTCTTTGGGAGCTGGAACGGCAAGCGCGCCATCGACTATCGCAACGCCTCGGGCATTCCCCACGACCTGGGGACGGCGGTCAACGTCGTTTCCATGGTCTTCGGGAACATGGGCCTCGATTCCGGCACCGGCGTGGTCTTTACGCGGAATCCGGTGACCGGAGCCCCGGCGCTCTACGGCGACTACCTCACCAACGCCCAGGGAGAGGATGTCGTGGCCGGGATCCGCAATACGGAGACGATCACCGACCTCGGGACCCGGATGCCGGGAGTCGCCCGCGAGCTGACTCGAATCTGCCGGAAACTGGAACAGCACTATGGCGACATGCAGGACGTGGAGTTCACCGTCGAGCGGAACAAGCTCTGGATCCTGCAGACGCGGTCCGGGCAGAGAACGGCCAGGGCGGCCATTCGAATTGCCGTGGATCTTTGCAGGGAGGGACGCATCACTCGCGACGAGGCGCTGCTCCGGGTCCGTCCCGAAGACGTCGACGTCTTCCTGCACCCTGCCTTCGCGCCTCGAGCCAAGGGAGAGGCGAGGACCGCCGGGAACCTGTTGGGCAGAGGAGTCAACGCTTCCCCGGGGGCCGCGGTGGGACGGGCGGCCTTCGACGCCGACACGGCCGAGAGATGGGGAAAAGAGGGAACCGACGTGGTCATGGTGCGCCCCTTTACCCGGCCCGACGACGTTCACGGCATGCTGGCGTCGCGAGGCATCCTGACCATCGAAGGTGGGGCGACGAGCCATGCCGCCGTGGTGGCTCGTCAGTTCGGGGTGCCCTGCGTGGTCGGAGCCGGAGGGATGGAACTTCGAGAGACGAAACGTTGGCTCAGGGCCAACGGACATCTGGTTCGGGAGGGGGATTGGATCTCCCTCGACGGGACCTCGGGAGAAATTTTTCTGGGAAAGATTCCCACCGTCGAATCCAAGCTGGAAGATCAAAACGACCTGCAGACGCTCCTTTCCTGGGCCGACAGCCGTCGTCATCTGGGTGTGCTGGCCAACGCGGACCACCCCCAGGATGCGGTTCGTGCGTTGACCTACGGCGCCGAAGGGGTGGGCTTGTGCCGGACCGAGCACATGTTCTTCGAGACCAGCCGCCTGCCCATCGTCCGCCAGATGATCCTCTCGAGTAACGAGGTCGAGCGGAAACAGGCTCTGGATCGTCTTCTGCCCCTGCAACGGGGAGATTTTGAAGGCCTCTTCCGGGTGATGGACGGGCGTCCCGTGGTGATCCGGCTCATCGATCCGCCGCTGCACGAGTTCCTGCCCACGGAGGAGGAGATCCGGGAGCGCCTGCAGGTGTGCCGAACCGAAGGGCGGACACAGGAGGTGGGCGAGTTGCAGCGGACACTGGCGACGCTGAGGAAGCTGCACGAGAGCAATCCCATGATGGGGCTGCGGGGAATTCGGCTCAGTATCGTGATGCCGGGAATCGTGAGCATGCAGGTGAGGGCCGTCTTCGAGGCGGCTTGCGACGTGGCTCAGGAGGGGGGAACGGTCCGGCCCAAGGTCCTGATCCCTCTCGTAGGGCACGTCAACGAGTTGAAGGTGATCCAGCCGGTCCTGGAGCGGGTGGCCGTGGAGGTCATGCGGGAGCGGGGATGCCGGCTCGAGTACAGGTTCGGGACCATGATCGAAGTGCCCCGGGCCGCCATCACCGCGAGTCAATTGGCCGAGGTTGCCGAGTTTTTCTCCTTCGGCACCAACGACCTGACCCAGATGACCTTGGGCTACTCCCGGGACGACGCCGAAACGCACTTCCTGTTGCGCTACGTGGACGAGGGCATCCTGCCGTCGAACCCATTCCAGACCCTGGACCAGGAGGGCGTCGGGAAGCTGATTCGGATAGCGGTCCGGGAAGGCCGGTCCCGGCGTCCCAACCTGGAGATCGGGATCTGCGGGGAACACGGCGGGGACACCGCATCCATCGATTTCTGTCATCGGATCAAGATGGACTACGTGAGCTGTTCGCCGTTTCGGGTTCCCGTGGCCCGTCTGGCGGCGGCCCAGGCGGCCATCCGGGCGGCCCCCCTCTTCGCCGAGGGACAGATCCTCTGA
- a CDS encoding radical SAM protein, producing MRLTQARNRWKLLSGYLTGRADLEAYPITLIIENTGKCNLKCPMCPRELGYYPPEDFDFGLFQQIIDEISQKTELVFPWGGGEPLMNPDIFRMVRYCKDADIYTVVSTNATLLDQRRSQELLESGLDSLIIAFDGTTPETYEKYRKGADFEKVRANILSFLEMKRVQRPDLFVVLQMVRLPENQHQVRDFQRMWSIDGVDEVRIKEDEIVIPEVALEERVQHTRRRHPCYQLWQGPAMVNYKGEFFPCCHTWQSEPIGNVRDSSIYDLWNSERMNRMREAHLKGDLTDYPECQDCHAPNPRLPVILGSFMVDTLKVRRLIPRMEKLAIFYKMPIFRDH from the coding sequence ATGCGGCTGACTCAGGCACGGAATCGGTGGAAGTTGCTCTCGGGATACCTGACGGGACGCGCCGACCTGGAAGCCTACCCCATCACCCTCATCATCGAGAACACCGGGAAATGCAACCTCAAGTGCCCCATGTGTCCGCGGGAGCTGGGCTACTATCCTCCTGAAGACTTCGATTTCGGCCTCTTCCAGCAGATCATCGACGAGATCAGCCAGAAGACCGAATTGGTGTTCCCCTGGGGCGGCGGCGAGCCTCTCATGAATCCCGACATCTTCCGCATGGTCCGGTACTGCAAGGACGCCGACATCTACACGGTGGTCTCGACCAACGCCACCCTGTTGGATCAACGCCGGAGCCAGGAACTCCTGGAGTCGGGTCTGGACAGTCTCATCATCGCCTTCGACGGAACCACTCCCGAAACTTACGAGAAGTACCGCAAGGGGGCCGATTTCGAGAAGGTCAGGGCCAACATCCTGAGTTTCCTGGAGATGAAGAGGGTTCAGCGTCCCGATCTGTTCGTGGTCCTTCAGATGGTCCGCCTGCCCGAAAACCAGCATCAGGTCCGGGACTTTCAGCGGATGTGGTCCATCGACGGCGTCGACGAAGTCCGCATCAAGGAAGACGAGATCGTCATTCCGGAAGTGGCGTTGGAGGAAAGGGTCCAGCACACCCGGCGGCGGCATCCCTGCTATCAGCTCTGGCAGGGGCCGGCCATGGTCAATTACAAGGGAGAATTCTTCCCCTGTTGCCATACCTGGCAGTCCGAACCCATCGGCAACGTCCGGGACTCCTCCATTTACGACCTCTGGAATTCGGAGAGGATGAACCGCATGCGCGAGGCTCATCTGAAGGGCGACCTGACCGACTACCCCGAGTGCCAGGACTGCCACGCTCCCAATCCTCGTCTTCCCGTCATCCTGGGCAGCTTCATGGTGGACACGCTGAAGGTCCGCCGCCTGATTCCCCGGATGGAGAAGCTGGCCATCTTCTACAAGATGCCCATCTTCAGGGATCACTGA
- a CDS encoding ATP-binding protein gives MTTIPRFFNTAGPIIAEDHYHIPPLQRLDRDEVLMLIRQKRYFVLHAPRQTGKTSALLALRDLLNGGAEGEYRCVYVNVEAAQASRENVERAMRSMLSELAIRARRTLDDESLASFWPEVLDQAGPDGAFRHVLARWAEADPRPLVLLIDEIDALIGDTLLSVLRQLRAGYDDRPGGFPQSVILCGVRDVRDYRIQSATGNAIITGGSAFNIRAKSLRLGDFSKREVESLLEQHTEETGQVFTDDARRGVWELTQGQPWLVNALAYEVCFDDKAGRDRSREITGDAIQDARERLILRRETHLDQLTDKLGEERVRRVIEPLLRGADAVESIPVDDLEYVRDLGLVARNNPIAIANPIYKEVIPHDLTYTTQAGFHHDPAWYVDDAGVLRVDKLLAAFQESFREHSEHWVERFQYKEAGPQLLLQAFLQRIVNSGGRIEREYGLGRGRTDLLLVWPLGGRAGENRETRKVVVECKLLHRGLERTLSEGLAQTRAYMDRCAAAAGHLVIFDRTEGRPWDEKVYRREETEGGAPVMVWGM, from the coding sequence ATGACGACGATCCCGCGTTTCTTCAACACCGCCGGCCCCATTATCGCGGAAGATCATTACCACATCCCGCCGCTGCAGCGGCTGGACCGCGATGAAGTGCTGATGCTGATCCGGCAGAAGCGGTATTTCGTGTTGCATGCGCCGCGCCAGACCGGCAAGACTTCCGCTCTGCTGGCTCTGAGAGATCTGCTGAACGGCGGCGCCGAGGGCGAATACCGCTGCGTCTACGTGAACGTCGAGGCCGCTCAGGCGTCGCGCGAGAACGTGGAGCGGGCGATGCGATCCATGCTCTCCGAACTCGCGATTCGAGCGCGGAGGACTCTGGACGACGAGTCGTTGGCGAGCTTCTGGCCGGAGGTGCTCGACCAGGCCGGCCCGGACGGCGCCTTCCGCCACGTGCTGGCACGCTGGGCGGAGGCCGATCCGAGGCCTCTGGTGCTGCTGATCGACGAGATCGACGCCCTGATCGGCGACACCCTGCTCTCGGTGCTGCGCCAGCTTCGCGCCGGATACGACGACCGGCCGGGCGGTTTCCCGCAGTCCGTAATCCTGTGTGGGGTGCGCGACGTGCGTGACTACCGCATACAGTCCGCGACAGGGAACGCGATCATCACCGGCGGCAGCGCCTTCAACATCCGCGCCAAGTCCTTGCGACTGGGGGACTTCTCAAAACGTGAGGTCGAGTCTCTGCTGGAACAGCACACTGAGGAGACGGGCCAAGTGTTCACGGACGACGCGCGGCGGGGGGTCTGGGAACTCACGCAGGGACAGCCATGGCTGGTGAACGCGCTTGCCTACGAAGTCTGCTTCGACGACAAGGCCGGACGGGACCGCAGCCGGGAGATCACCGGCGACGCCATCCAGGACGCGCGCGAGCGATTGATCCTCCGTCGAGAGACGCATCTGGACCAGCTCACGGACAAGCTCGGGGAGGAACGGGTGCGTCGGGTCATCGAGCCGCTGCTGAGAGGCGCGGACGCCGTGGAATCGATTCCGGTCGACGATCTGGAGTACGTGCGCGACCTCGGTCTCGTGGCGCGTAACAACCCCATCGCCATCGCCAACCCCATCTACAAAGAGGTGATCCCGCACGATCTCACGTATACCACCCAGGCAGGTTTTCATCACGACCCGGCCTGGTACGTCGATGACGCCGGCGTGCTGCGGGTAGACAAGCTGCTGGCCGCGTTCCAGGAATCCTTCCGGGAGCACTCGGAGCACTGGGTGGAGCGGTTCCAGTACAAGGAGGCCGGGCCGCAACTGCTGTTGCAGGCGTTCCTGCAGCGCATCGTCAACAGCGGCGGACGGATCGAACGCGAGTATGGCCTGGGCCGGGGGCGCACGGACCTGCTGTTGGTCTGGCCGTTGGGCGGACGGGCCGGTGAGAACCGGGAGACCCGGAAGGTCGTGGTAGAGTGCAAGCTGCTGCATCGAGGCCTTGAGCGGACGCTGAGCGAGGGCTTGGCCCAGACGCGCGCCTACATGGATCGTTGCGCCGCGGCGGCGGGACACCTGGTGATCTTCGACCGTACCGAGGGCCGGCCGTGGGACGAGAAGGTATATCGCCGCGAGGAGACGGAAGGCGGCGCCCCGGTCATGGTGTGGGGGATGTGA
- a CDS encoding glycosyltransferase family 39 protein, whose translation MTVPSPSLQPTGERFRRTPDRFAVLFLGLGVLALHVAWLALDEQPQVWDMAHHQIRGWESLQALNAGRLPEDFSSLSSYYPPLYYLQEMVVLSLWPNRDALVFLSNLPGLVMLFGGVWWLASRCLTRGAAPWAALLAWCFPLVAWTSRFSLLDVALGGWVMLALCLVAKSRHLERKGYSLLLGLVIAAGMLTKWTFILFLAFPLVWALVRSRDRKRSLLNLVDAGLVAAPLVFWWYLPNARNLMERFALTMQAAGWEQDPGLESLLGWLYYPRSLASYYLFLPLTALFVLGSFLKSDRNRDRPPEASLIRWTFWGGLFLLTMLEAKDPRYVLPLAGPLAILILLPWDRRQWVVRLAAALAFLQFLAVSFSLPLVPGKLALFQVPEDGDYRGAGREWVLFAPGYFDVAGPPRRENWRHREILEQIPEGARIGFVPDLAHYHMLALRLQALESGRELEVVRVGQSAASLELLDRVQAVVGKTGHQGISYLTTFNQAVYERLEQSGWRVTRRWSLPDGTEALLWLPSGPPEGLDSGRPLSAVSPIRAGPPRS comes from the coding sequence ATGACGGTCCCGTCCCCGAGCCTGCAACCCACTGGTGAGCGATTCCGGCGGACGCCGGATCGATTCGCGGTCCTCTTCCTGGGACTGGGCGTCCTGGCGCTGCACGTGGCCTGGCTGGCGCTGGATGAGCAACCCCAGGTCTGGGACATGGCTCACCATCAGATCCGGGGCTGGGAGTCCCTCCAGGCCCTGAACGCCGGGAGGCTGCCGGAAGACTTCTCCTCGCTCTCCTCCTACTACCCTCCCCTCTACTACCTCCAGGAGATGGTGGTTCTGTCCCTGTGGCCCAACCGGGACGCGCTCGTCTTCCTCTCCAATCTCCCGGGACTGGTCATGCTTTTCGGCGGCGTCTGGTGGCTGGCCTCCCGGTGCCTGACCCGGGGGGCGGCTCCCTGGGCGGCGCTGCTGGCTTGGTGCTTTCCCCTGGTGGCCTGGACCAGCCGTTTCTCCCTCCTGGACGTGGCGCTCGGCGGGTGGGTCATGCTGGCCCTCTGCCTGGTGGCCAAGAGCCGGCATCTGGAACGAAAGGGCTATAGCCTGCTGCTGGGTCTGGTCATCGCGGCGGGGATGTTGACCAAGTGGACCTTCATCCTGTTTCTGGCGTTTCCGCTGGTATGGGCGCTGGTCCGTTCCCGGGACCGGAAGCGCTCGCTCCTGAATCTGGTCGACGCCGGGCTGGTGGCGGCTCCTCTGGTCTTCTGGTGGTACCTGCCCAACGCCCGGAACCTGATGGAGCGGTTCGCTCTCACCATGCAGGCGGCCGGATGGGAACAGGACCCGGGCCTGGAATCGCTGCTGGGCTGGCTCTACTATCCCAGGTCGCTGGCCAGCTACTACCTGTTCCTTCCCCTCACCGCGCTCTTCGTCCTGGGGTCGTTCCTCAAGTCCGACCGGAACCGGGACCGGCCTCCGGAGGCGAGCCTGATCCGGTGGACATTCTGGGGCGGACTCTTTCTGCTGACGATGCTGGAGGCCAAGGATCCCAGGTATGTCCTCCCGCTGGCCGGACCGCTGGCCATCCTGATTCTGCTGCCTTGGGACCGGCGCCAGTGGGTCGTCCGGCTGGCGGCGGCGCTGGCGTTCCTCCAGTTCCTGGCCGTCTCGTTCTCCCTGCCTCTGGTTCCCGGGAAGCTGGCTCTCTTCCAGGTGCCGGAGGACGGAGACTACCGGGGCGCCGGCCGGGAGTGGGTCTTGTTCGCGCCGGGATACTTCGACGTGGCCGGTCCGCCGCGCCGGGAGAACTGGCGCCACCGGGAGATCCTGGAGCAGATTCCCGAGGGAGCCAGAATCGGCTTCGTCCCCGATCTGGCCCACTATCACATGCTGGCCCTGCGGCTTCAGGCCCTGGAGTCGGGAAGGGAACTGGAAGTCGTCCGGGTGGGCCAGTCGGCCGCGTCACTGGAACTGTTGGACCGCGTGCAGGCCGTGGTGGGGAAGACCGGGCACCAGGGGATCAGTTACCTCACCACCTTCAATCAGGCGGTCTACGAACGGCTGGAGCAAAGCGGTTGGCGCGTCACCCGGCGCTGGTCCCTGCCCGACGGGACCGAGGCGCTTCTCTGGCTTCCGTCCGGACCTCCGGAGGGGTTGGATTCCGGACGGCCTCTTTCTGCGGTCAGTCCGATTCGGGCAGGACCGCCACGGTCCTGA
- a CDS encoding RidA family protein: MSRKKRTVINPPGMFPPGGEYSYAVGAGGLLFIAGQTAFSPEGELVGEGDDAAQTRQVFENIGRVLQGAGASFSDVVEFTTYLVGVESVAPFLAARRELFPSLYPDGDYPTNTLINIESLAGSKALVEIRTVAVLPESD; the protein is encoded by the coding sequence ATGAGCCGCAAGAAACGAACCGTCATCAACCCGCCGGGGATGTTTCCCCCGGGCGGAGAATACTCCTACGCCGTGGGTGCCGGAGGCCTGCTCTTCATCGCCGGACAGACCGCCTTCTCGCCCGAAGGAGAGCTGGTGGGAGAGGGCGACGACGCCGCGCAGACGCGCCAGGTCTTCGAAAACATCGGCCGGGTCCTCCAAGGCGCCGGCGCCTCTTTTTCGGACGTGGTGGAATTCACCACCTATCTGGTGGGCGTGGAATCGGTGGCGCCCTTTCTGGCGGCCAGGCGGGAGTTGTTCCCTTCCCTTTACCCGGACGGGGACTACCCCACCAACACTCTGATCAACATCGAGTCCCTGGCCGGTTCCAAGGCCCTGGTGGAGATCAGGACCGTGGCGGTCCTGCCCGAATCGGACTGA
- a CDS encoding class I SAM-dependent methyltransferase: MMGPNDIAPWHRRMVNRLPRWVRRLILRFETLIEDRVADFGRSLPAGTRVLDAGAGECPYAREFSHCRYVAVDLAVGDADWDYSRLDGVADLARLPFRDGSFGAAINIVVLEHVRDPRAVLEELGRVLAPGARLLLAAPQEWGVHQAPHDYFRYTRPGLQWLLERAGFAGIEIEAGGGFFTLLGRRLLDSILYFQGGWRWLLFPPVAAVCGVLGVLLPMFDFLDPTRNTTLGYVCTARKPGPVVTSMEPSR, translated from the coding sequence ATGATGGGACCCAATGACATCGCCCCTTGGCACCGCCGAATGGTGAACCGGCTTCCCCGATGGGTGCGCCGGCTGATCCTTCGGTTCGAGACCCTGATCGAAGACCGGGTGGCCGATTTCGGCCGCTCGCTGCCGGCCGGGACCCGGGTGCTGGACGCCGGCGCCGGCGAGTGCCCGTACGCCCGCGAATTCTCCCATTGCCGCTACGTGGCCGTGGACCTGGCCGTGGGAGACGCCGACTGGGACTATTCGCGGCTCGACGGTGTGGCGGACCTGGCGCGGCTGCCGTTTCGGGACGGCTCCTTCGGGGCGGCCATCAACATCGTGGTCCTGGAGCACGTCCGGGACCCCCGGGCGGTGCTGGAAGAGCTGGGCCGGGTGTTGGCTCCGGGCGCCCGGCTGCTCTTGGCGGCGCCCCAGGAATGGGGAGTCCACCAGGCGCCCCACGACTATTTTCGCTATACCCGTCCCGGCCTCCAATGGCTGCTGGAGCGAGCCGGATTTGCCGGCATTGAAATCGAAGCCGGCGGTGGATTCTTCACGCTGCTGGGAAGGCGCCTGCTGGATTCGATACTCTACTTCCAGGGAGGATGGCGGTGGCTGCTGTTCCCGCCCGTCGCCGCCGTGTGTGGAGTGTTGGGAGTTCTGCTGCCCATGTTCGACTTCCTGGACCCAACCCGCAACACGACACTGGGCTACGTCTGCACCGCCAGAAAGCCGGGCCCGGTAGTCACATCAATGGAGCCGAGTCGATGA
- a CDS encoding thioesterase family protein: MMIRDRVTETRFRVRYAETDQMGFAHHSNHLVWFEVARLEFFRDLGLSYDRLERESETFLPVVEVHCRYMKPLFYDREFVIRTRLKRLGRRGMTFGYRIVDPAGNVNYARGESRHIATNRHGRPCTFPDYFLTACRLDDGTQ, translated from the coding sequence ATGATGATCCGAGACCGTGTCACCGAAACCCGATTCCGGGTGCGCTACGCCGAAACGGATCAGATGGGGTTCGCTCACCACTCCAACCACCTGGTCTGGTTCGAAGTCGCGCGGCTCGAGTTCTTTCGGGATCTGGGCCTGAGTTACGACCGGCTGGAACGGGAATCGGAGACGTTCCTTCCAGTCGTGGAAGTCCACTGCCGCTACATGAAGCCGCTGTTTTACGACCGGGAATTTGTGATTCGAACCCGTCTGAAGCGCCTGGGCCGACGGGGCATGACCTTCGGCTACCGGATCGTGGATCCCGCGGGAAACGTGAACTACGCCCGGGGAGAGAGCCGGCACATCGCCACCAACCGGCACGGCCGTCCCTGCACCTTTCCCGACTACTTTCTGACAGCCTGCCGCCTCGATGATGGGACCCAATGA